A genomic segment from Spinacia oleracea cultivar Varoflay chromosome 3, BTI_SOV_V1, whole genome shotgun sequence encodes:
- the LOC130469657 gene encoding uncharacterized protein, with amino-acid sequence MMKNWLSCANGSFDTVWGKVNAAINSQLTEIRNTLEASMRTHGQMWTRLPFQHLSGHAPHYCLNLLVKEETRMKALSHEVHVRFGCAYRTTHGLPCACQIFDAIHSGTYFARQQIHSFWRTLKINDGDHIIELADIDPCAQDTQFFQSLVDEVSSSDPAVIRHMSRMMHNYLHPDQAGYIQPEPNMSTRGRPNTRRNFSAWEHMGRGRGRGRGQGRGRGRGRGRGRARDGPQRDISEFRYLDRIPGIIVDFVEDWIDVMGDGNCGFRCLADFFLGDQDKYVEARKIIANEVGANRWKYQHIHHGGVDEAMRRIKWPGGHCTSDHYMKVMEDLFPIAQFWNCAVILLGVQGGSLYPCMTVLPWDAECNVTQPSREIFILHLIEYNHFIRLDLLPGCPIPPLADLWFMVREPSVIGWEQIFQHRIAEWQRLETLV; translated from the exons ATGATGAAGAATTGGTTGTCATGTGCTAATGGGTCTTTTGACACCGTGTGGGGGAAGGTCAATGCAGCGATCAACTCACAACTCACAGAGATTAGAAACACCCTTGAGGCGTCGATGCGTACTCATGGTCAGATGTGGACCCGACTTCCGTTCCAGCATTTGAGTGGCCATGCGCCCCACTACTGTTTAAACCTTTTGGTGAAGGAGGAAACACGGATGAAGGCGTTAAGTCATGAGGTTCATGTACGTTTTGGATGTGCGTATAGGACAACACATGGTCTTCCTTGTGCGTGCCAGATTTTCGATGCAATTCACTCAGGCACATATTTCGCTCGGCAACAGATTCATTCATTTTGGAGGACACTTAAGATCAATGATGGAGATCACATAATTGAGTTGGCCGACATAGATCCCTGCGCACAGGATACTCAGTTTTTCCAGTCTCTTGTCGATGAAGTGTCTTCTAGCGATCCTGCAGTGATACGCCACATGTCCCGAATGATGCATAACTATCTACACCCAGATCAGGCCGGTTACATTCAACCCGAACCTAATATGTCAACAAGAGGTAGGCCAAATACTCGACGCAATTTCAGTGCATGGGAACACATGGGTCGTGGCCGAGGTCGTGGCCGAGGTCAAGGTCGTGGTCGTGGTCGTGGTCGTGGTCGTGGACGCGCTCGTG ATGGTCCTCAAAGGGACATATCGGAGTTTCGCTACCTAGACAGAATTCCGGGAATTATTGTGGATTTTGTAGAAGATTGGATCGATGTAATGGGTGATGGAAATTGTGGTTTTCGTTGTCTTGCTGATTTTTTCCTAGGTGATCAAGATAAATATGTGGAGGCGAGGAAGATAATTGCGAATGAGGTAGGGGCCAATAGATGGAAGTATCAACATATTCACCATGGTGGTGTCGACGAAGCTATGAGACGTATCAAATGGCCCGGAGGGCATTGCACATCAGATCATTATATGAAAGTGATGGAAGACTTGTTCCCTATTGCTCAATTCTGGAACTGTGCGGTGATTTTGTTAGGAGTGCAAGGCGGTTCCTTGTATCCATGTATGACAGTTTTGCCTTGGGATGCTGAGTGCAACGTGACACAACCTAGCAGAGAAATTTTTATTCTCCATCTAATAGAGTATAACCATTTCATTCGATTGGATCTTTTACCTGGTTGTCCTATTCCTCCTTTAGCTGACTTGTGGTTTATGGTTCGAGAGCCAAGTGTCATTGGTTGGGAGCAAATATTTCAACATCGGATAGCAGAATGGCAGCGTTTGGAGACTTTGGTGTAA
- the LOC110778049 gene encoding WUSCHEL-related homeobox 4 isoform X2, which translates to MGSSSMKVHPFARGFWDNHQSHDPQAGFSLGCKRFRPLAPKVNTNNVVATPCFDLKSFIKPDNGPRNHVSPCHLNNHSPSHQVESQAGGTRWNPTQEQIGILEMLYRGGMRTPNAQQIEQITEQLSKYGKIEGKNVFYWFQNHKARERQKQKRTNLGLSHYPRTPTAATATAATATTQVDTSITLTLDTKADIEEQQMSPYKRKYRNWLTFESSDENPQKEDKTLELFPLHPEGR; encoded by the exons ATGGGTAGTAGTAGCATGAAGGTTCACCCATTTGCACGTGGGTTTTGGGATAATCATCAATCTCATGACCCTCAAGCTGGCTTTTCTCTCGGTTGCAAGCGGTTTCGACCTCTTGCTCCTAAGGTTAACACCAACAATGTCGTTGCTACTCCTTGTTTTGATCTCAAGAGTTTCATTAAACCCGACAACGGCCCTAGAAACCATGTTTCTCCTTGTCATCTCAATAATCATTCACCCTCTCACCAG GTGGAATCGCAGGCGGGAGGAACACGATGGAATCCAACACAAGAACAGATAGGGATCTTGGAGATGTTATACAGAGGAGGAATGCGGACTCCGAACGCGCAACAGATAGAACAAATAACAGAACAGTTAAGCAAGTACGGTAAGATCGAAGGGAAGAATGTGTTCTACTGGTTTCAAAATCATAAAGCTCGTGAAAGACAAAAGCAGAAACGCACCAACCTTGGCCTTAGTCACTATCCTAGAACACCTACAGCTGCTACTGCTACTGCTGCTACTGCTACTACTCAAGTTGACACATCCATAACCTTAACTCTAGATACTAAG GCTGACATAGAGGAGCAACAGATGAGTCCATACAAGAGGAAGTATAGGAACTGGCTGACATTTGAAAGCTCGGACGAGAACCCGCAGAAGGAAGACAAAACCCTTGAGCTCTTCCCATTACACCCGGAGGGAAGATGA
- the LOC130469658 gene encoding protein FAR1-RELATED SEQUENCE 5-like, with translation MAETNGVNSNSQEVPLLDFGSDGINYNPKFVTSEIFSSDDAAVEWARNIAISNGFKLVKSSWKRGELYLRCNRGERNRGKGRNLETAEQPNTKTQACGCKFLIKVAPCKDGEGWNIVLGPEQHSIHNHELITYRECNRQMSSLSLGAKQLVRDMSSAQARPNVILAAIQEQFPEENPNRRHIYNFRDRMRRNDAEGRDSISQFLHLAKESDYLHYIREEAHVVTHAFMAHPTSVKLLRTYPWVIGMDSTYKTNIYKMPFLEICGVTPCNKNFLIAYAFMKDETAESYGWVLDKLRLLLGNEVHPTAIVTDRELGLMRPIREIFPRSKHLLCSWHINKDVEAAVGNICGNKIMGERFKNGKWKRIMEAPTSVEYDLAVLNMQDSWREGN, from the exons ATGGCCGAGACTAACGGAGTAAATTCAAATTCACAagag GTTCCGTTACTAGATTTTGGAAGCGATGGTATTAATTATAATCCAAAATTCGTAACTTCTGAAATATTTTCGAGTGATGATGCTGCTGTTGAGTGGGCTAGAAACATTGCTATTAGCAATGGTTTTAAGCTTGTGAAGTCCTCATGGAAACGAGGAGAATTGTACTTGAGATGTAACCGCGGTGAAAGAAATAGAGGCAAAGGAAGAAATTTGGAAACTGCGGAACAACCAAACACGAAAACTCAAGCATGTGGTTGCAAGTTTTTGATTAAGGTGGCACCATGCAAAGATGGTGAAGGTTGGAATATTGTTTTGGGTCCTGAACAACATAGTATTCACAACCATGAATTAATTACATATCGAGAGTGCAATCGGCAGATGAGCAGCCTTAGTCTAGGCGCAAAGCAACTTGTTCGTGATATGTCTTCCGCTCAAGCAAGGCCAAATGTCATATTGGCGGCTATCCAAGAACAATTCCCTGAGGAGAACCCCAATAGAAGACACATCTACAATTTTAGAGATCGAATGAGGAGGAATGATGCAGAAGGAAGAGATAGTATAAGTCAATTTCTTCATCTTGCTAAAGAGAGTGATTACTTGCACTACATTAGGGAGGAGGCTCATGTCGTGACACATGCATTCATGGCACACCCTACATCGGTGAAATTGTTACGCACATATCCATGGGTCATTGGCATGGATTCTACGTACAAGACGAATATATACAAGATGCCATTCCTTGAAATTTGTGGGGTTACACCGTGTAACAAGAATTTTCTCATTGCATATGCATTCATGAAGGACGAGACTGCTGAAAGCTACGGGTGGGTGTTAGATAAACTAAGGTTGTTGCTTGGTAATGAGGTACATCCAACAGCAATTGTGACAGATCGTGAGTTAGGTCTTATGAGACCTATTCGCGAAATCTTTCCTCGCTCCAAACACTTACTTTGTTCGTGGCATATCAACAAGGATGTAGAGGCGGCTGTGGGGAATATATGTGGAAATAAAATCATGGGTGAGAGATTCAAGAATGGAAAATGGAAGAGAATAATGGAGGCTCCAACTAGTGTTGAGTATGATCTAGCTGTGTTGAACATGCAGGATTCCTGGCGGGAAGGTAATTGA
- the LOC130469656 gene encoding uncharacterized protein — MTGRRNHPAKPRKEPPATRAKQPAAKGVKKPARKSKAQPMMHFFVQLDAANLLGFSVLQFARIDQKVGESSSVYLTSDVDSGARHTRDRCIDASVRREKQVARVMQPVHESESSRPFDDEDVDHGFEQELEAELALEDEDVNVAREDVNVARDDVNVARDDVASDDDSVPDVVSIMKGEGGKFVRSESSTARMSKRQKQLANESWIVRSHISGGPVDGSVIPSFGGHVARQIWDGEERKVLLCQNRSQACSTLNYWRESKESQELKRRVDATGLAHLPYCMFAHIDMPLISAFVERWQPDTNTFHMPFGEMTIMLHDVWHILRIPVDGRLISAQSDSVQLKVDMIELLGVSVEDMKSQSHWRGGGVAIDSIVDCCRDSQRSVETSVPVSRLRPASILELKDGGVESIAEYSWGSATLCYLYRQLGVASRGGAQGIAGCLTLLQAWIYEYFPTFRPHTSRLTCEPGRARAVMWSIRNEGKSLVRLQSFRRSIDRLTSAEVTWLPYGPDPASTVPRTTFCGWLRYRDIIEPYTPDRVLRQLGYVQVIPSPILTPEFAYRPIESHLYEVRFSIASTESAWQMFPRGFRLFLAEFQIAEFDPSTCSSDYLPWLVRYSHPRVANVDHAGAFPDRTNAPYWVERLFRAIQPLLDARDVMPSEESRAAVDDVEQIIYDWNMFAK; from the exons ATGACGGGTCGCCGAAACCATCCTGCGAAGCCAAGAAAAGAACCGCCGGCGACGAGAGCCAAGCAACCGGCGGCGAAGGGAGTTAAAAAACCGGCGAGGAAGAGCAAAGCACAACCT ATGATGCATTTTTTTGTTCAATTAGATGCTGCGAATTTGTTGGGTTTTTCTGTATTGCAATTTGCTAGAATTGAT CAAAAAGTTGGGGAATCTTCCTCCGTGTATCTCACTAGCGATGTTGACTCTGGTGCTCGACATACTCGAGATCGATGTATTGATGCTTCAGTTAGGAGAGAGAAGCAGGTTGCACGAGTTATGCAACCGGTGCATGAGAGTGAGTCTTCTCGTCCGTTTGATGATGAGGATGTGGATCATGGCTTTGAGCAGGAGCTGGAGGCCGAGTTGGCTTTGGAGGATGAGGATGTTAATGTGGCTAGGGAGGATGTTAATGTGGCTAGGGATGATGTTAATGTGGCTAGGGATGATGTGGCTAGTGACGATGATTCTGTACCAGATGTTGTTTCGATTATGAAGGGTGAAGGAGGGAAGTTTGTTAGATCTGAGTCGAGCACTGCGAGGATGAGTAAACGACAGAAGCAATTGGCAAATGAGTCTTGGATAGTTAGGTCTCATATCTCGGGTGGCCCGGTTGATGGAAGCGTCATTCCTAGCTTTGGGGGGCATGTCGCCCGACAGATTTGGGATGGGGAAGAGCGAAAGGTGTTGTTGTGCCAGAATAGAAGTCAGGCTTGTTCGACACTTAACTACTGGAGAGAGTCAAAGGAGTCACAGGAGTTGAAGCGACGCGTAGATGCGACTGGATTAGCCCACCTACCATATTGCATGTTTGCACACATCGATATGCCTTTGATTTCTGCGTTCGTTGAACGTTGGCAGCCTGACACGAACACTTTTCACATGCCTTTTGGGGAGATGActattatgttgcatgatgtATGGCATATCCTTCGCATTCCAGTTGATGGGCGATTGATTTCTGCCCAAAGTGACTCCGTGCAGTTAAAGGTTGATATGATTGAGCTACTTGGAGTtagtgtggaagatatgaagtcTCAGTCTCACTGGCGTGGTGGAGGTGTTGCCATTGATTCCATAGTCGATTGTTGTCGTGATAGTCAGCGCTCCGTTGAGACGAGTGTG cctgtcagtaGACTGAGACCAGCGAGCATACTTGAGCTTAAGGATGGTGGTGTAGAGAGTATTGCTGAGTACTCGTGGGGTTCCGCGACCCTATGCTATCTTTATCGCCAGCTTGGGGTGGCTAGTCGCGGTGGAGCTCAGGGCATCGCCGGATGTTTGACGCTTCTGCAAGCATGGATATATGAGTATTTCCCTACTTTTCGGCCACACACTTCTCGACTTACATGTGAGCCTGGTAGAGCTCGTGCCGTCATGTGGAGCATCCGAAATGAGGGCAAGAGTTTAGTTCGATTACAGTCCTTTCGTAGGTCCATAGATCGGTTGACATCTGCAGAg GTGACTTGGTTGCCTTACGGTCCTGATCCTGCATCGACTGTTCCGAGGACTACATTTTGTGGTTGGCTTCGATATCGTGATATTATTGAGCCATATACGCCGGACCGTGTTTTACGTCAGTTAGGGTATGTCCAGGTCATTCCATCCCCTATTTTGACACCAGAGTTTGCATATAGGCCGATAGAGAGCCATTTGTATGAGGTTCGCTTTTCCATTGCCTCCACTGAGTCGGCTTGGCAGATGTTCCCGAGAGGATTCAGGCTATTTTTAGCCGAGTTTCAGATAGCGGAGTTTGATCCATCCACATGTTCCTCTGACTACCTTCCTTGGTTAGTTCGGTATTCGCATCCTCGTGTAGCTAACGTGGATCATGCAGGTGCATTTCCGGATCGGACAAATGCACCATAT TGGGTGGAGAGGCTATTTAGGGCTATACAGCCTTTGTTGGATGCTAGAGACGTCATGCCGTCTGAGGAGTCTAGAGCAGCTGTGGATGATGTTGAGCAGATCATCTATGATTGGAACATGTTTGCTAAATGA
- the LOC110778049 gene encoding WUSCHEL-related homeobox 4 isoform X1: protein MGSSSMKVHPFARGFWDNHQSHDPQAGFSLGCKRFRPLAPKVNTNNVVATPCFDLKSFIKPDNGPRNHVSPCHLNNHSPSHQVESQAGGTRWNPTQEQIGILEMLYRGGMRTPNAQQIEQITEQLSKYGKIEGKNVFYWFQNHKARERQKQKRTNLGLSHYPRTPTAATATAATATTQVDTSITLTLDTKFSLQADIEEQQMSPYKRKYRNWLTFESSDENPQKEDKTLELFPLHPEGR from the exons ATGGGTAGTAGTAGCATGAAGGTTCACCCATTTGCACGTGGGTTTTGGGATAATCATCAATCTCATGACCCTCAAGCTGGCTTTTCTCTCGGTTGCAAGCGGTTTCGACCTCTTGCTCCTAAGGTTAACACCAACAATGTCGTTGCTACTCCTTGTTTTGATCTCAAGAGTTTCATTAAACCCGACAACGGCCCTAGAAACCATGTTTCTCCTTGTCATCTCAATAATCATTCACCCTCTCACCAG GTGGAATCGCAGGCGGGAGGAACACGATGGAATCCAACACAAGAACAGATAGGGATCTTGGAGATGTTATACAGAGGAGGAATGCGGACTCCGAACGCGCAACAGATAGAACAAATAACAGAACAGTTAAGCAAGTACGGTAAGATCGAAGGGAAGAATGTGTTCTACTGGTTTCAAAATCATAAAGCTCGTGAAAGACAAAAGCAGAAACGCACCAACCTTGGCCTTAGTCACTATCCTAGAACACCTACAGCTGCTACTGCTACTGCTGCTACTGCTACTACTCAAGTTGACACATCCATAACCTTAACTCTAGATACTAAG TTTTCATTACAGGCTGACATAGAGGAGCAACAGATGAGTCCATACAAGAGGAAGTATAGGAACTGGCTGACATTTGAAAGCTCGGACGAGAACCCGCAGAAGGAAGACAAAACCCTTGAGCTCTTCCCATTACACCCGGAGGGAAGATGA
- the LOC110778049 gene encoding WUSCHEL-related homeobox 4 isoform X3, whose translation MGSSSMKVHPFARGFWDNHQSHDPQAGFSLGCKRFRPLAPKVNTNNVVATPCFDLKSFIKPDNGPRNHVSPCHLNNHSPSHQAGGTRWNPTQEQIGILEMLYRGGMRTPNAQQIEQITEQLSKYGKIEGKNVFYWFQNHKARERQKQKRTNLGLSHYPRTPTAATATAATATTQVDTSITLTLDTKFSLQADIEEQQMSPYKRKYRNWLTFESSDENPQKEDKTLELFPLHPEGR comes from the exons ATGGGTAGTAGTAGCATGAAGGTTCACCCATTTGCACGTGGGTTTTGGGATAATCATCAATCTCATGACCCTCAAGCTGGCTTTTCTCTCGGTTGCAAGCGGTTTCGACCTCTTGCTCCTAAGGTTAACACCAACAATGTCGTTGCTACTCCTTGTTTTGATCTCAAGAGTTTCATTAAACCCGACAACGGCCCTAGAAACCATGTTTCTCCTTGTCATCTCAATAATCATTCACCCTCTCACCAG GCGGGAGGAACACGATGGAATCCAACACAAGAACAGATAGGGATCTTGGAGATGTTATACAGAGGAGGAATGCGGACTCCGAACGCGCAACAGATAGAACAAATAACAGAACAGTTAAGCAAGTACGGTAAGATCGAAGGGAAGAATGTGTTCTACTGGTTTCAAAATCATAAAGCTCGTGAAAGACAAAAGCAGAAACGCACCAACCTTGGCCTTAGTCACTATCCTAGAACACCTACAGCTGCTACTGCTACTGCTGCTACTGCTACTACTCAAGTTGACACATCCATAACCTTAACTCTAGATACTAAG TTTTCATTACAGGCTGACATAGAGGAGCAACAGATGAGTCCATACAAGAGGAAGTATAGGAACTGGCTGACATTTGAAAGCTCGGACGAGAACCCGCAGAAGGAAGACAAAACCCTTGAGCTCTTCCCATTACACCCGGAGGGAAGATGA